In Nitrosophilus labii, the following proteins share a genomic window:
- the rpsM gene encoding 30S ribosomal protein S13, protein MARIAGVDLPKSKRMEYALTYIYGIGLTTSRKILDATGISYDKRVHELTEEEVAKINKEIRDNYMVEGDLRRKVAMDIKALMDIGCYRGLRHRRGLPVRGQRTKTNARTRKGKKKTVGSK, encoded by the coding sequence ATGGCAAGGATTGCAGGTGTAGATTTACCGAAAAGCAAAAGAATGGAGTATGCATTGACCTATATTTACGGTATAGGCTTGACTACTTCCAGAAAAATTTTGGATGCTACAGGGATCAGCTATGACAAAAGAGTTCATGAACTGACAGAAGAAGAAGTGGCTAAAATTAACAAAGAGATCAGAGATAACTATATGGTAGAGGGTGATCTAAGACGTAAAGTAGCTATGGATATAAAAGCTCTAATGGATATTGGCTGTTATAGAGGTCTTAGACATAGAAGAGGTCTTCCAGTTAGAGGTCAAAGAACCAAAACTAATGCCAGAACTAGAAAAGGTAAAAAGAAAACAGTAGGATCTAAGTAA
- the secY gene encoding preprotein translocase subunit SecY — translation MNKALLNKILITLGFLFIYRVLAYVPVPGVNIDVVKEFFDSQAGNALGLFNMFSGNAVERLSIISLGIMPYITASIIMELLAATFPSLGQMKKERDGMVKYMQIIRYATIAITLVQAVGVSIGLQSLTGRGGESAIMIDMPTFITVAAISMLAGTMILMWIGEQITQRGIGNGISLIIFAGIVSGIPSAIAGTINLVNTGELNFLILIAIFAIILLTVGFIIYVELGERRIPVSYSRKVMMQNQKKRVMNYIPIKVNLSGVIPPIFASAILMFPSTILQASTNPIIQKISDILNPNGYLFNILMFFLVVFFAYFYASIVFNAKDIAENLKRQGGFIPGVRPGEHTAEFLNEVASRLTFWGAIYLGIISTLPWILVKGMGVPFYFGGTAVLIVVQVALDTMRKIEAQIYMNKYETLSAVGL, via the coding sequence ATGAATAAAGCTCTTTTAAATAAGATACTAATAACACTAGGCTTTCTGTTTATTTATAGAGTATTAGCTTATGTTCCAGTTCCTGGTGTGAATATTGACGTTGTAAAAGAGTTTTTCGACTCCCAGGCAGGTAATGCCTTGGGGCTATTTAATATGTTTAGCGGTAACGCTGTTGAGAGACTTAGTATCATCTCTTTAGGTATTATGCCTTATATTACTGCTTCGATTATTATGGAACTATTAGCGGCTACATTCCCATCTCTTGGGCAGATGAAAAAAGAGAGAGATGGGATGGTTAAATATATGCAGATTATTAGATATGCAACCATAGCAATTACCTTAGTTCAGGCAGTCGGTGTTTCTATTGGTTTACAAAGCCTTACTGGACGCGGCGGCGAGAGCGCAATTATGATCGATATGCCAACATTTATCACAGTAGCTGCTATATCTATGCTAGCTGGAACAATGATATTGATGTGGATAGGGGAACAGATTACCCAAAGAGGAATAGGAAACGGTATATCACTCATAATCTTTGCAGGTATAGTATCTGGTATTCCGTCAGCAATTGCTGGAACGATAAATCTTGTAAATACAGGTGAACTTAACTTCTTAATTTTGATAGCTATATTTGCAATTATACTTTTAACAGTCGGATTTATTATATATGTTGAGCTAGGTGAGAGAAGAATACCGGTTTCATATTCTAGAAAAGTAATGATGCAAAATCAGAAAAAAAGAGTAATGAACTACATCCCTATCAAGGTAAATTTAAGTGGAGTTATTCCGCCTATTTTTGCTTCGGCTATATTGATGTTTCCGTCAACAATTTTACAAGCGAGTACTAATCCTATCATTCAAAAGATATCAGATATTCTTAATCCAAACGGATATCTGTTTAATATCTTAATGTTTTTTCTAGTTGTATTTTTTGCTTATTTCTATGCTTCAATTGTATTTAATGCAAAAGATATAGCGGAAAATTTAAAAAGACAAGGCGGATTTATCCCCGGAGTTAGACCTGGAGAACATACCGCAGAGTTTTTAAATGAAGTAGCGAGCAGGTTGACATTTTGGGGAGCAATTTATCTAGGAATCATTTCTACTTTACCATGGATATTGGTAAAAGGTATGGGTGTGCCTTTTTATTTTGGAGGAACTGCGGTATTGATAGTGGTTCAAGTTGCTCTTGATACAATGAGAAAAATTGAGGCACAGATATATATGAACAAATATGAGACATTAAGTGCTGTAGGTCTTTAA
- the rpsK gene encoding 30S ribosomal protein S11 codes for MAKRKTRKKVVKKNIAKGIVFINATFNNTVVTVTDEMGNVIAWSSAGSLSFKGSKKSTPFAAQQAVEDAMTKAKEHGIKEVGIKVQGPGSGRDTAVKTVGAIEGIKVLFFKDITPLPHNGCRPPKRRRV; via the coding sequence ATGGCAAAAAGAAAAACAAGAAAAAAAGTAGTTAAAAAGAATATTGCAAAAGGTATTGTGTTTATTAACGCTACCTTTAACAATACTGTTGTAACAGTTACCGATGAGATGGGTAATGTTATAGCATGGAGTAGTGCCGGAAGCCTTAGTTTTAAAGGCAGCAAAAAGTCTACGCCATTTGCTGCTCAACAAGCTGTTGAAGATGCTATGACTAAAGCTAAAGAGCACGGCATAAAAGAAGTAGGTATCAAAGTTCAAGGTCCTGGAAGCGGTAGAGATACTGCAGTAAAGACTGTAGGGGCGATTGAGGGGATAAAAGTTTTGTTTTTCAAAGATATCACACCTTTACCGCATAACGGGTGTAGGCCTCCGAAAAGAAGAAGAGTATAA
- the rplR gene encoding 50S ribosomal protein L18, producing the protein MRESIQRKKNRLRIKRKRRVRGKITGCESRPRVSVFKSNRHFYAQAIDDTKGHTIAYADGAKMGLKANKEDVKKVASVMAEQLKAKGIETIVFDRNGYLYHGVVASFADALRENGIKF; encoded by the coding sequence ATGAGAGAATCAATTCAAAGAAAAAAAAATAGACTAAGAATAAAAAGAAAAAGAAGAGTTAGAGGTAAGATAACCGGCTGCGAAAGTAGACCGAGAGTTTCAGTATTTAAATCAAACAGACACTTTTACGCTCAAGCCATTGATGATACTAAAGGACATACTATAGCGTATGCTGATGGGGCAAAAATGGGTTTGAAAGCTAATAAAGAAGATGTAAAAAAAGTTGCTTCAGTAATGGCTGAACAGCTAAAAGCAAAAGGTATTGAGACAATCGTATTTGATAGAAACGGTTATCTTTACCATGGTGTAGTTGCATCTTTTGCGGATGCACTTAGAGAAAACGGAATTAAGTTTTAA
- the map gene encoding type I methionyl aminopeptidase encodes MSIAIRKPNEIEALRKANIIVAKTLEYLKEKCVPGISLKELDKLGEEFIRDYGARPSFKGLYGFPASVCTSVNQVIIHGIPTDYRLKEGDIIGLDIGTELDGWYGDAAITVCVGDVSERDKELVLCAKETLYFAIELIKPGLRFKELSFEIEKFIKSRGFVPLHGFCGHGIGKKPHEEPEIPNYLEHGSPKSGPKIKNGMVFCLEPMICQKSGTPKILEDKWSVVSEDGLNGAHYEHTVAIIEGKAEILSKV; translated from the coding sequence ATGTCTATTGCGATAAGAAAACCTAATGAAATTGAAGCTCTAAGAAAAGCCAATATTATAGTAGCTAAAACTTTAGAGTATTTAAAGGAAAAATGTGTTCCCGGCATCTCTTTGAAAGAATTAGATAAACTAGGAGAAGAGTTTATAAGAGACTACGGAGCACGCCCCTCATTTAAAGGCCTTTACGGCTTTCCTGCTTCTGTGTGTACTTCAGTAAATCAGGTTATAATTCATGGTATTCCTACTGATTATAGACTTAAAGAAGGTGATATTATAGGTCTAGATATAGGTACTGAGCTTGATGGTTGGTATGGAGATGCGGCTATAACAGTTTGTGTAGGAGATGTTAGCGAAAGAGATAAAGAGCTCGTTTTATGTGCGAAGGAGACTCTTTATTTCGCTATAGAACTGATAAAACCGGGACTTAGATTTAAAGAACTTAGTTTTGAGATCGAGAAATTTATAAAATCTCGTGGTTTTGTTCCACTTCATGGGTTTTGCGGGCATGGTATCGGAAAAAAGCCGCATGAAGAACCTGAAATTCCTAACTATCTAGAGCATGGCTCACCAAAAAGCGGCCCTAAAATCAAAAATGGAATGGTTTTTTGTTTAGAGCCTATGATCTGCCAAAAAAGTGGGACTCCAAAAATATTAGAAGATAAGTGGTCAGTAGTTAGTGAAGATGGACTTAATGGTGCTCATTATGAGCATACTGTAGCAATAATAGAAGGGAAAGCCGAAATTTTAAGTAAAGTTTGA
- the rplO gene encoding 50S ribosomal protein L15 gives MALHNLQPAAGSTHKTKRVGRGQGSGMGKTATRGQKGQKSRTGYKQKRGFEGGQQPLQRRLPKIGFTSNVVKPYVINVDKVKKVAELDEITMDTIRSVHKMTKKVTKVKLIGSGVKDIVNKIKDENITYSGQK, from the coding sequence ATGGCACTTCATAACTTACAACCAGCAGCGGGAAGTACTCATAAGACTAAAAGAGTTGGACGCGGTCAGGGTAGCGGTATGGGTAAAACTGCTACGAGAGGCCAAAAAGGACAAAAAAGTAGAACTGGTTATAAACAAAAAAGAGGTTTTGAAGGCGGGCAACAACCACTTCAAAGAAGATTACCTAAAATCGGTTTTACTTCAAATGTTGTAAAACCGTATGTAATCAATGTTGATAAAGTAAAAAAAGTTGCAGAACTTGATGAAATAACAATGGACACTATAAGAAGTGTTCATAAGATGACTAAGAAAGTAACTAAAGTTAAACTTATTGGTTCAGGTGTAAAAGATATAGTTAATAAGATAAAAGATGAAAATATTACTTACAGCGGACAAAAATAA
- the rpmJ gene encoding 50S ribosomal protein L36 yields MKVRPSVKKMCEKCKIIKRKGVIRVICENPKHKQRQG; encoded by the coding sequence ATGAAGGTTAGACCATCTGTTAAAAAGATGTGCGAAAAATGCAAAATCATTAAGCGAAAAGGTGTTATTAGAGTAATTTGCGAAAATCCAAAACATAAACAGAGACAAGGATAG
- the rpsE gene encoding 30S ribosomal protein S5, giving the protein MEKWNREEFEEVVVNIGRVTKVVKGGRRFRFSALVVVGDKKGHVGYGIGKAKEVPDAIKKAVDNAFKNITTVNIKGSTIAHDITHKYNASKIILKPASEGTGVIAGGAARPVLELAGIKDILTKSLGSNNPSNLVRATIEALGKIKA; this is encoded by the coding sequence ATGGAAAAGTGGAATAGAGAAGAGTTTGAAGAGGTAGTTGTTAATATCGGTAGAGTTACAAAGGTTGTAAAAGGCGGTAGAAGATTTAGATTTAGTGCTTTAGTTGTTGTAGGAGATAAAAAAGGACATGTAGGTTACGGTATCGGTAAAGCAAAAGAGGTACCAGATGCTATTAAAAAGGCTGTTGACAACGCTTTTAAAAATATAACTACCGTAAATATCAAAGGTTCAACCATTGCTCATGATATTACTCATAAATATAATGCAAGTAAAATTATTTTAAAACCGGCCAGTGAAGGTACTGGGGTTATTGCCGGTGGTGCTGCAAGGCCAGTTCTTGAACTTGCAGGAATTAAGGATATTTTGACTAAATCACTTGGATCTAACAATCCTTCAAACTTAGTAAGAGCAACAATAGAAGCTCTTGGAAAAATTAAAGCATAG
- the rplF gene encoding 50S ribosomal protein L6, with translation MSRIGKQPVEIPSGVEVKIEDGKVIAKKGNLVKEVDTRNYVDVKIEDNKIIFSPKGEDRQSRAFWGTYRALTNNMIEGLVKGFEKRLEINGVGYRAAVSGKNLELQLGFSHPVIFPIPEGIEIKVEKNIIIVKGHDKQQVGQVAAKIRSFRPPEPYKGKGVKYVDEVIIRKAGKTAKK, from the coding sequence ATGAGTAGAATAGGAAAACAGCCTGTAGAGATACCATCAGGTGTAGAAGTTAAGATTGAAGATGGTAAAGTAATAGCAAAGAAAGGAAACCTTGTAAAAGAGGTGGATACCAGAAATTATGTTGATGTAAAAATTGAAGATAATAAAATCATTTTTTCACCAAAAGGTGAAGATAGACAAAGCAGAGCTTTCTGGGGAACATATAGAGCTTTGACAAATAATATGATCGAAGGTCTCGTTAAAGGATTCGAAAAGAGACTAGAGATCAACGGTGTTGGTTACAGAGCTGCGGTTAGCGGAAAAAATCTAGAACTACAGCTTGGATTTTCACATCCTGTAATATTTCCTATTCCGGAAGGAATTGAAATAAAAGTTGAAAAAAATATAATTATTGTTAAAGGTCATGATAAGCAGCAAGTTGGTCAAGTTGCTGCAAAAATTAGAAGTTTTAGACCGCCTGAGCCTTACAAAGGAAAAGGCGTGAAGTACGTGGATGAAGTTATCATCAGAAAAGCTGGTAAGACAGCTAAGAAATAG
- the infA gene encoding translation initiation factor IF-1 — protein MAKDDVIEVDGIVKEALPNATFRVELENGHVVLCHIAGKMRMHYIKILPGDKVKVELTPYSLDKGRITFRYK, from the coding sequence ATGGCTAAGGATGATGTAATAGAAGTTGACGGTATAGTTAAAGAGGCTCTACCTAATGCAACATTTAGAGTAGAACTTGAAAATGGACATGTTGTATTGTGCCATATTGCAGGCAAAATGAGAATGCATTATATTAAAATATTACCAGGTGATAAAGTTAAGGTTGAGTTGACACCGTATAGTTTAGATAAAGGTAGGATAACCTTTAGATACAAATAA